One Malassezia restricta chromosome III, complete sequence DNA segment encodes these proteins:
- a CDS encoding casein kinase II subunit alpha, with the protein MASMSVSRVYADANESRGREWWDYDNLALQWGTQDHFEILQKVGRGKYSEVFEGVNMSTSTYDKCIIKVLKPVKKKKIKREIKILQNLMGGPNVVQLIDVVRDPQSKTPSIITEYIDNTDFKVLYPTFSDYDVRYYIFELLKALDFCHSRGIMHRDVKPHNVMIDHEKRKLRLIDWGLAEFYHPHTEYNVRVASRYFKGPELLVDFQEYDYSLDMWSLGCMFASMIFRKEPFFHGHDNYDQLVKICKVLGTDDFQVYLDKYKIELDSHYDVILGRYPRKPWSRFVTPENQHFVSDEAIDFLDKLLRYDHQERLTAQEAQNHPYFDPVRALLMEKRPDM; encoded by the coding sequence ATGGCAAGTATGAGCGTATCCCGGGTATACGCGGATGCGAATGAGTCTCGAGGTCGAGAGTGGTGGGACTACGACAACCTTGCCCTGCAGTGGGGAACGCAGGATCACTTCGAAATCTTGCAAAAGGTTGGTCGCGGGAAGTACTCCGAAGTGTTTGAGGGCGTTAACATGTCCACATCCACGTACGATAAGTGCATTATCAAGGTGTTAAAGCCAGTGAAAAAGAAGAAGATCAAGCGAGAGATCAAAATTCTCCAAAATCTGATGGGCGGACCTAACGTCGTCCAGCTAATTGACGTGGTACGCGATCCTCAGTCCAAGACACCGTCTATTATCACGGAATATATCGATAATACCGACTTTAAAGTTTTGTACCCCACATTCTCCGACTATGACGTGCGCTACTATATtttcgagctgctcaaggcACTCGACTTTTGTCACTCACGGGGCATAATGCACCGCGATGTCAAGCCACACAATGTCATGATTGATCATGAAAAGCGCAAGCTGCGTTTGATTGACTGGGGTTTGGCTGAGTTTTATCATCCTCACACAGAATACAATGTGCGCGTTGCCTCGCGGTACTTCAAGGGCCCAGAACTGCTCGTTGATTTTCAGGAGTATGATTACTCGCTAGATATGTGGAGCCTGGGATGTATGTTTGCTTCAATGATTTTCCGCAAGGAGCCATTCTTCCATGGCCATGACAATTACGACCAGCTAGTGAAAATATGCAAGGTGCTGGGTACAGATGATTTCCAGGTGTATTTGGACAAGTACAAAATTGAGCTGGACTCGCATTACGATGTAATTCTTGGACGCTACCCGCGCAAGCCATGGTCTCGTTTTGTCACACCGGAGAACCAACATTTTGTGTCCGACGAAGCCATCGACTTTCTCGATAAGCTGCTTCGCTATGATCATCAGGAGCGCCTGACTGCACAAGAGGCACAGAACCATCCTTACTTTGATCCAGTccgtgcgctgctgatggAAAAGCGCCCTGACATGTAA
- a CDS encoding tryptophanyl-tRNA synthetase: MASLAPELEKASISTELSSANDAAVEQKVTPWDVEGGYVDGKQVSIDYDKLIKDFGTKRIDDALLKRFETLTGHRPHPLLRRGSFFSHRELDMILTRYEQQKPFYLYTGRGPSSASMHLGHLIPFLFTKWLQDVFDVPLVIQLTDDEKFLFKYDLKIDQVQKFAFENARDIIACGFKLEKTFIFSDLNYVGGPFYHNVVRIARYITVNQAKGTFGFNDSDSVGKMHFVSIQAAPSFSNSFPQIFGSRSDVPCLIPCAIDQDPYFRQTRDVAVRLKYPKPSLIHSKFFPALQGAQTKMSASKETSSIFMHDTPNQIKNKINKYAISGGQETLEEQRRLGGNPDVDVSFQYLTFFVDDDDEIEKIAVDYRAGRLLTGELKKRCIQELQRVVGEFQERKSKVTDEMILQFMDGTRKIDSTPPVPHSAASSEPAPAECTPSAS; the protein is encoded by the coding sequence ATGGCCTCTCTTGCGCCGGAACTAGAGAAGGCCTCCATCTCGACCGAATTGTCTTCCGCAAATGATGCTGCTGTGGAGCAGAAAGTGACGCCCTGGGATGTCGAGGGTGGCTACGTGGATGGCAAACAGGTATCAATTGACTATGATAAGCTCATTAAGGACTTTGGCACAAAACGTATTGATGACGCGTTGCTAAAGCGCTTTGAGACTTTAACTGGTCATCGCCCGCACCCACTACTTCGCCGCGGCAGCTTTTTCAGTCACAGGGAGCTGGATATGATTCTTACCCGTTATGAGCAACAGAAGCCCTTTTACCTGTATACGGGACGTGGTCCAAGCTCAGCATCTATGCACCTGGGTCATTTAATTCCTTTCTTGTTCACCAAGTGGCTCCAAGATGTCTTTGACGTACCCTTAGTGATCCAGTTGACTGATGACGAAAAGTTCCTATTCAAATATGACCTAAAAATTGATCAGGTGCAAAAATTTGCATTTGAAAACGCTCGCGACATCATTGCGTGCGGTTTCAAGCTCGAAAAGACGTTTATTTTCTCAGATCTCAACTATGTGGGCGGACCCTTTTATCATAACGTGGTTCGTATTGCTCGCTACATCACTGTAAACCAGGCTAAAGGCACGTTTGGTTTCAATGATAGTGACAGTGTGGGAAAGATGCATTTTGTGTCGATTCAGGCTGCGCCGTCTTTTAGTAACTCGTTTCCCCAAATCTTTGGCTCGCGTTCAGATGTGCCTTGTCTGATTCCGTGCGCAATTGATCAGGACCCCTACTTCCGTCAGACCCGTGATGTGGCCGTGCGTCTCAAGTATCCCAAGCCAAGCCTGATCCACTCCAAATTTTTCCCGGCTCTCCAAGGCGCTCAGACAAAAATGAGTGCTTCGAAGGAAACGTCAAGCATCTTCATGCACGACACGCCAAACCAGATCAAGAACAAGATTAACAAGTATGCGATCTCAGGTGGTCAGGAAACGCTGGAAGAGCAGCGCCGTCTGGGCGGTAACCCTGATGTCGATGTGAGTTTCCAGTATCTCACGTTCTTCGttgatgatgatgatgaaaTCGAAAAGATCGCGGTCGACTACCGCGCTGGTCGTTTGTTGACTGGCGAACTCAAAAAGCGCTGCATCCAAGAATTGCAACGCGTCGTTGGTGAGTTTCAGGAACGCAAGTCTAAAGTGACGGACGAAATGATCCTTCAGTTCATGGATGGCACACGAAAGATTGACTCTACACCACCCGTACCGCACAGCGCAGCTAGCTCGGAACCTGCGCCCGCTGAATGCACGCCTTCGGCTTCGTAG
- a CDS encoding U6 snRNA-associated Sm-like protein LSm2, which produces MLMFSAFKTLTGQTVTVELKNDLAIQGTLKSVDQFLNFKLDDIKVLDEARYPHMMAVKSTFIRGSVVRSVHIPAAAVDTQLLEDATRRESESQSKH; this is translated from the exons ATGTTGATGTTCTCAGCCTTCAAGACCTTGACAGGCCAGACTGTCACGGTCGAGCTCAAGAACGATTTAGCTATTCAGGGTACTCTCAAAAGTGTGGATCAGTTTCTCAACTTTAAGCTGGATGACATCAAGGTGCTAGATGAAGCACGGTACCCACACATGATGGCTGTCAAGTCTACTTTCATCCGAGGATCTGTCGTTCGATCTGTACACATCCCAGCCGCTGCTGTTGATACCCAGTTGCTTGAAGATGCCACACGACGGG AATCAGAATCGCAAAGTAAGCACTAA
- a CDS encoding avl9 protein — protein MASAGQDNDANFDNSIILGVVVVDFNHLVGPQIEYAYPRELESNEELGTQLPFMALPDGSHMSDEDYSYFHLLCRSLRPSTIFGISCNRQIQADDLINKGSDVKRSMVQKAIVILAMQPIFGPLRTKLGMVTRAFFAQRDLNNVKLLEEFYETLESGVHRSPAKDKSISSDEDGNTLYMGTSIRECVHKWRFRTLMLLKLILLQKRIMVYGYPVEHLCTLQYSLVSLIPALLPHLQDAAAPELNTLSRDRVKAESLRMSDRDSLLAYMGLPLPLFSHDAFFQPYCPLQQIDNLRCKTWLIGTTNQIFKHQKTSQPDVIVDLYKMQLSFLDPTLHNLVSLTPADRKWMDDVINVVQSTWNSADPAQPVQMQYKGSDDYLRARFEEYVFGLLSTAKYCELHPSAGEASSLLSFGSDFVEAFRQTSVFQTWHQFTDETLCELIPGQHPCSGKTTVLSDVAIRLQAGINDLNLEENLGPTRERIGAAWQAGSASLLRAAHTWRQDLGRMTASYSRNDTESGESTPKLSNALSAWQATSSQGAAALSQFGSYLSSKQREWYGSFTKSSDKNDDSMAAENKESPQKHT, from the exons ATGGCGTCTGCTGGACAAGATAATGATGCCAATTTTGATAATTCCATCATTTTAGGTGTGGTTGTTGTGGACTTT AATCATCTAGTGGGCCCTCAGATTGAATACGCATATCCACGGGAGCTTGAATCGAATGAAGAGCTTGGAACACAGCTTCCGTTCATGGCCCTACCGGATGGTAGTCATATG TCTGATGAGGATTACTCTTACTTTCATCTGCTATGTCGTTCTCTGCGCCCTAGCACTATTTTTGGCATTTCGTGCAACCGGCAAATCCAAGCAGATGATTTGATCAACAAGGGCTCAGACGTGAAGCGCAGTATGGTGCAAAAGGCCATTGTTATTCTCGCTATGCAGCCTATTTTTGGACCTTTACGCACGAAGCTTGGAATGGTAACGCGTGCTTTCTTTGCACAACGTGATTTAAATAATGTCAAACTTCTCGAGGAGTTTTATGAGACTCTTGAGTCAGGCGTGCATCGTTCTCCAGCTAAAGATAAAAGTATTTCATCTGATGAGGATGGAAATACATTATATATGGGCACATCTATTCGAGAGTGTGTGCATAAATGGCGATTCCGAACCCTGATGCTCCTGAAGCTCATCTTATTACAGAAACGCATTATGGTGTATGGATACCCAGTCGAACATTTGTGTACATTGCAGTACAGTCTTGTTTCTTTAATACCTGCGCTACTTCCACACCTCCAAGATGCGGCCGCCCCGGAATTGAATACATTGTCCCGGGATCGTGTCAAGGCCGAGTCGCTTCGTATGTCAGATCGAGACAGTTTACTTGCTTACATGGGACTGCCTCTGCCTTTATTTAGCCATGACGCATTTTTTCAGCCATACTGCCCATTACAGCAGATTGACAATCTCCGGTGCAAGACATGGCTGATCGGCACAACTAATCAGATTTTCAAGCACCAGAAAACGTCGCAGCCCGACGTAATTGTGGATCTGTACAAGATGCAGCTCTCTTTCCTGGATCCAACTTTGCATAATCTCGTATCACTCACACCGGCCGATCGAAAATGGATGGATGACGTGATTAATGTGGTGCAGTCCACATGGAATAGCGCCGATCCAGCACAGCCGGTACAAATGCAGTACAAGGGAAGTGACGACTATCTTCGTGCACGTTTTGAAGAGTACGTGTTTGGCTTACTATCTACCGCCAAGTATTGTGAATTGCATCCATCAGCTGGAGAAGCATCCTCACTATTATCTTTTGGCTCCGACTTTGTCGAAGCGTTCCGGCAAACGTCCGTGTTTCAAACATGGCATCAGTTCACTGACGAGACATTATGTGAATTGATTCCTGGCCAGCATCCATGCTCAGGAAAGACGACGGTACTATCAGACGTGGCGATCCGACTCCAAGCCGGCATTAATGATCTCAACTTGGAAGAGAACCTCGGACCAACACGGGAGCGCATCGGTGCAGCATGGCAGGCAGGTAGTGCGAGTCTATTGCGGGCTGCGCATACATGGCGCCAGGATCTTGGTCGTATGACTGCATCTTATTCAAGAAATGACACGGAATCTGGCGAATCGACGCCCAAGCTTTCAAATGCTTTATCTGCATGGCAGGCAACAAGTTCCCAGGGGGCCGCGGCATTAAGTCAATTCGGATCATACTTGTCGTCCAAGCAACGGGAATGGTACGGAAGCTTTACCAAGTCTTCTGACAAAAATGATGACTCTATGGCAGCAGAGAACAAAGAGTCTCCTCAAAAACATACATAG
- a CDS encoding DNA-directed RNA polymerases I, II, and III subunit RPABC1, which translates to MNDDREVARLWRINRTIHELVADRGYEVSEEELSVDLDTFKAEVSSNGIVDRNRMNFFTQHKDKPEERLFVFYSMERNVGVKTMRQFINILEEKNITRGIIIWSDKMTSAAKKVIDAMRLQLVLEDFEEAFLLVNITHHQLVPKHEVLTPEEKTELLHRYRLKESQLPRIQQSDPVARYFGLSRGQVVKITRPSETSGRYCSYRICM; encoded by the exons ATGAACGACGACCGTGAAGTTGCGCGCCTCTGGCGCATTAACCGTACGATACATGAGCTTGTTGCAGACAGG GGCTACGAAGTGTCAGAGGAAGAATTGAGCGTTGACTTGGACACTTTCAAGGCTGAGGTGTCATCGAACGGCATTGTTGACAGGAATCGCATGAACTTTTTCACACAGCATAAGGACAAGCCGGAAGAGCGTTTGTTTGTCTTTTACTCCATGGAACGCAATGTTGGTGTCAAGACGATGCGACAATTCATCAACATTTTAGAGGAGAAAAATATCACGCGTGGTATCATTATTTGGAGTGATAAGATGACGAGTGCTGCGAAGAAA GTCATTGATGCTATGCGCCTACAGCTTGTGCTGGAGGACTTCGAAGAAGCTTTCCTCCTCGTAAATATCACGCATCATCAACTTGTGCCAAAGCATGAAGTACTTACTCCTGAGGAAAAAACGGAACTGCTTCATCGCTA TCGTTTGAAAGAGTCGCAGCTGCCACGTATCCAACAAAGCGACCCAGTGGCGCGTTATTTTGGACTCTCCCGTGGTCAAGTGGTAAAAATTACTCGAC CATCGGAGACGAGTGGACGTTACTGTTCGTATCGTATTTGCATGTAA
- a CDS encoding KH domain protein yields MMDMHFIAFSVPRDATSTSHKHTEASETSGSVLPPDARAVGSRPGVAMPIPLSLAPGSQRPSASTSTPSVELTDTTSDPFGVSSALSTPSSSLGPRQAAYSSAVHNACAHAMSIHGCVIHAASTVPPLNGDTDGVTSNSAVRIAPVSASPKSTQSPKAPLSLGTSAASSDTLIQPSPTPILDPALPRFSISMCGTETQVNDARGLLIQTLPFTWRLEIFLESSDIMQPGRDVVQPAIRSRLDQIMQESGTLLQIEPVDAASADGKPATDTQSQVSLVISGGIEPIEYARVQVLIMLDELNNLYIDTIDMDSKTLHVNAGRKRSTIQSIERESGANIYIPSPFFGVLQSAVPPKVQERRHTVYVTGPPQAVSRAREMLQALSKKSRNQVKRQVTLMPRKLDWLLLERLEALREVMLDNSTFLELPLIGSQRGQVTVHGTSRVDVERSIRILMQLVSPCYVASLWLLSSVLDSLGLSKGDTRAMATLLSSASAASGAEVCFQGNCVEIYGTDAEVRSCLSFFLRQSAIKHYTSEVRFQLELATDHREFISGKKNGKINKIMEGCGVRIRFEPFNDYNFLIEVHGREPEATLQGLGQLQEELPAEMSFYVPEAYHKRIIGVGGKNIQRIMKKFGVYVKFSNAEEFAALGGYIDNDDNVIARTPSKNAPNLENLKNSVMELVGPKDKDFVTEVVSVPRKYHRILLSEKSEVLDDIGHRTRCSIRFARKESALDKVFVVGPESQTVAAVQMLLQHVPLEADYFVSHSNELSKLLESPEYEALVERLQKEMNVSLSLAKSKNTLAESSFSLRLNRSDMEMLPLAKNALEELCTKHHVMLHTTCSPIDDVPYSFIPPFSTSHLSPPRAMADSNVDPTMPSSVGMRYDDAPPRPSASNKNLKALFEQSTMPPSMPFEGASANTPLVSPFYTPGYTDSSALSAQVWGAPIPSLQDMGGHASKSNVFGAFSPAPIPFSFSPTESMVKGPEMSRASVGAPFPSAQNHLLNPDGMSSSLSSGMDVNTFASHPLSRTSMGMLGTDMDDGIDGFHPLSDPTPRSNLSMRSVPPSTSSMPRGSSMHMPRTSSSQGAANDTMDEVSRVLAQIAFDKQ; encoded by the coding sequence ATGATGGACATGCATTTTATCGCGTTCAGTGTCCCGCGTGATGCGACAAGCACATCGCACAAACATACGGAGGCTTCTGAGACGTCGGGTAGCGTTTTACCGCCtgatgctcgagctgttGGAAGTCGCCCCGGTGTTGCCATGCCGATCCCCTTGTCTCTCGCGCCAGGCTCACAGCGTCCATCGGCATCCACCAGTACACCCAGCGTGGAACTGACTGATACCACCTCTGATCCATTCGGAGTGTCCTCCGCCCTATCCACCCCCTCATCATCTTTGGGACCTCGTCAGGCAGCGTATTCCAGCGCCGTACACAATGCATGTGCTCATGCCATGTCAATCCATGGGTGTGTCATCCATGCAGCTTCGACGGTACCGCCACTTAATGGGGATACGGATGGCGTCACTTCCAACTCTGCCGTGCGGATAGCACCTGTCAGTGCCTCGCCTAAATCGACTCAAAGCCCCAAAGCACCGCTCTCTTTAGGAACAAGTGCAGCTTCGTCTGATACTTTGATCCAACCTAGTCCTACACCAATCCTGGACCCTGCTCTTCCGCGTTTTAGTATAAGCATGTGTGGTACCGAGACGCAGGTGAATGATGCGCGAGGCCTTTTGATCCAAACGCTTCCTTTTACATGGCGTCTTGAAATCTTTTTGGAGTCATCCGATATAATGCAACCTGGTCGTGACGTGGTTCAACCAGCTATCCGCTCGCGTTTGGACCAGATCATGCAAGAATCTGGCACATTGCTGCAAATTGAGCCTGTCGATGCAGCCTCCGCAGACGGAAAGCCAGCGACAGACACCCAATCGCAAGTGTCCCTGGTTATTTCGGGTGGCATCGAACCTATTGAGTATGCCCGTGTCCAGGTCCTCATCATGCTGGACGAACTCAACAATCTTTATATTGATACCATCGACATGGACAGCAAAACCTTGCATGTGAATGCAGGTCGTAAACGATCTACCATCCAGTCGATTGAGCGCGAGTCCGGTGCCAACATTTACATACCCTCTCCCTTCTTTGGCGTGCTACAAAGCGCCGTGCCACCCAAGGTGCAAGAACGCCGACACACAGTATATGTAACAGGACCACCACAGGCTGTATCAAGAGCTCGTGAAATGCTCCAGGCACTCTCGAAGAAGAGCCGTAACCAAGTCAAACGCCAAGTCACTTTGATGCCACGCAAGCTAGATTGGCTTCTgcttgagcgccttgaggCTCTTCGTGAGGTTATGTTGGACAACAGTACATTCCTTGAGCTTCCATTGATTGGAAGTCAGCGTGGTCAGGTCACTGTGCATGGTACTTCTCGCGTGGACGTTGAACGCAGCATCCGCATCCTGATGCAGCTCGTTTCTCCGTGTTATGTGGCCTCATTATGGCTTCTCTCCAGTGTGTTGGATTCTTTGGGTCTTTCAAAAGGTGATACCAGAGCCATGGCTACGCTTTTGTCATCGGCAAGTGCTGCATCTGGTGCTGAAGTATGCTTTCAAGGTAACTGCGTTGAGATTTACGGCACGGATGCAGAAGTTCGCTCTTGTCTAAGTTTTTTCCTCCGACAGTCAGCTATCAAGCACTACACGAGCGAGGTGCGATTTCAATTGGAATTGGCCACCGACCACCGTGAGTTTATTAGTGGCAAGAAGAATGGCAAAATCAACAAAATTATGGAAGGCTGTGGCGTTCGAATCCGTTTTGAGCCATTTAATGACTACAACTTCCTTATCGAGGTGCATGGTCGTGAGCCAGAGGCCACACTTCAAGGTCTTGGTCAGCTGCAAGAAGAATTGCCCGCCGAAATGTCGTTTTATGTTCCAGAAGCTTACCATAAGCGCATTAttggcgtcggtggcaaAAACATTCAGCGTATTATGAAGAAGTTTGGCGTGTATGTGAAATTTTCCAACGCGGAAGAATTTGCTGCCCTCGGTGGATACATCGATAATGATGATAATGTGATTGCACGGACGCCGTCCAAGAATGCCCCTAATTTGGAAAATTTGAAGAACTCGGTTATGGAGCTTGTGGGGCCGAAAGATAAGGACTTCGTAACGGAAGTGGTAAGTGTGCCACGCAAGTATCATCGTATCTTGCTGAGTGAGAAAAGCGAGGTTTTGGACGACATTGGGCACCGTACGCGATGCTCTATCCGGTTTGCACGCAAGGAGTCGGCACTCGATAAAGTGTTCGTCGTCGGTCCAGAGTCCCAAACAGTCGCAGCTGTGCAGATGTTGTTACAGCATGTTCCGCTGGAAGCAGACTATTTCGTCAGTCACTCGAACGAGCTTTCCAAACTGCTCGAGTCTCCAGAATATGAGGCATTGGTTGAGCGCCTGCAGAAGGAGATGAATGTGTCACTCAGCTTAGCAAAATCAAAGAACACATTGGCGGAATCATCATTTTCATTGCGTTTGAACCGTTCCGATATGGAAATGTTGCCTTTAGCAAAGAATGCGCTGGAAGAACTATGCACTAAGCACCATGTCATGTTGCACACAACATGTTCGCCCATTGATGATGTGCCCTACAGTTTCATCCCGCCTTTCTCAACATCGCACTTGTCACCACCTAGGGCAATGGCCGACAGCAATGTCGATCCAACGATGCCATCTTCTGTGGGAATGCGATACGATGATGCTCCGCCGCGTCCTTCAGCTTCAAACAAGAATCTCAAGGCATTATTTGAGCAATCGACCATGCCGCCTTCGATGCCATTCGAAGGAGCAAGTGCGAATACCCCTCTTGTATCGCCATTTTATACCCCTGGCTATACTGATAGCTCTGCGCTATCAGCACAGGTCTGGGGTGCGCCGATTCCATCTTTGCAGGACATGGGAGGCCATGCATCGAAATCTAATGTATTTGGCGCATTTTCGCCTGCACCGATACCATTTTCGTTTTCCCCAACTGAATCAATGGTCAAGGGACCAGAAATGAGCCGCGCTTCAGTGGGGGCTCCATTTCCATCCGCCCAAAACCATCTCTTGAACCCTGATGGGATGAGCAGCAGCCTTTCGAGTGGCATGGATGTTAACACGTTCGCATCGCATCCATTATCTCGGACTAGTAtgggcatgctcggcacggaTATGGACGACGGCATTGACGGATTCCATCCTCTTAGTGATCCAACTCCGAGATCGAATCTTTCCATGCGTAGTGTCCCCCCATCCACTTCATCAATGCCAAGAGGATCGAGTATGCACATGCCACGTACTTCATCTTCACAAGGAGCTGCTAACGATACCATGGATGAAGTATCGCGTGTGCTTGCCCAAATTGCATTTGACAAACAATAG